The Clostridium beijerinckii genomic sequence TAATGCCTTATTATCAAGGGGAATAGTCTATAAGGGGGATATTTATGGAAAAGTTAGTTCTGTTTTTTAATAAATTATTATGTAAGTTCAAGTTGTTTAGAAAAAAATTATATTATGTAGGAGGAAATGATGCTCTACCACCACCATTATCAAAAGATGAAGAAGAAGATTTGGTAAATAAATTAAATGGTGGAGATGAAAATATAAGAAGTACTTTAATTGAAAGAAATTTAAGATTGGTTGTTTATATAGCAAGAAAATTTGAAAACACAGGTGTATATGTAGAAGATTTAATATCAGTTGGTACCATTGGATTAATAAAAGCAGTAAATACTTTTAATCCAGAGAAAAAGATAAAGCTTGCAACTTATGCGTCTAGATGTATAGAAAATGAAATACTTATGTATTTAAGGAGAAATAGCAAGATAAAAGCTGAAATATCATTTTATGAACCTCTTAATATTGACTGGGATGGAAATGAACTTCTGTTATCAGATATATTAGGAACTGAAAACGATACTGTTTATAATTTGATAGAAGATGAAGTAGATAAGCAGTTATTAGTTATGGCATTAAAGAGCTTAAATGATAGAGAAAAAGAAATAGTAAGACTTAGATTTGGTTTAAATGGAACAAGAGAAAAAACTCAAAAAGAGGTCGCGGATATGCTTGGAATCTCACAATCTTACATTTCTAGATTAGAGAAAAAAATAATTAAAAGATTGAAAAAAGAAATAAGTAGAATGATTTAGCTTGTCTTCAAGTATAAAAGTATTGCCTATCGGAGATAATGTTTAATGCAATGGATTATTACTTTCGAAGGGGTGAATACTTGTGATAATTAACAAAGTAGAAATATGTGGCGTTAATACTTCAAAACTCCCTATACTTAAAGAAAAAGAAAAGAAGCAGCTTTTTTTACAAATGCAAGCTGGAGATAAGAACGCAAGAGAAACTTTTATAAAGGGAAATTTGAGATTAGTACTTAGTGTTATTCAACGGTTTAATAATAGAGGAGAAAATATCGATGACTTATTCCAAGTAGGCTGCATAGGCTTAATGAAATCAATAGATAATTTTGATTTGTCTCAAAATGTTAAATTTTCAACTTATGCAGTTCCTATGATAATTGGGGAAATTAGAAGATACCTAAGAGATAATAATTCTATTAGGGTAAGTAGATCTTTAAGGGATATAGCTTATAAAGCTCTTATTATGAGAGAAAAATTTATAAAAGACAATAATAAAGAGCCTACTATATCGCAGATTGCAAAAGAACTTGAATTGCCAAGAGAAGAAGTTGTATTTGCGTTAGATGCAATACAAGATCCCGTATCGCTATTTGAACCGATTTATCATGATGGAGGAGATGCCATTTATGTAATGGATCAAATAAGTGATGCAAAAAATACAGATGAACATTGGCTTGAAAATATTTCAATAAAAGAAGCAATGAAAAAACTTACTGATAGAGAGAAGCTTATATTGAATTTAAGATTTTTCAATGGAAGAACTCAAATGGAAGTAGCAGATGAAATTGGAATTTCACAAGCACAAGTTTCAAGATTAGAAAAAACAGCACTAAAGCATATGAGAAAACACGTATAAGAATGAGAGTTTAATAATATTATAATGGTGGGGGATAATTATGGAACTTGAATTACATTCACTCAATGCTATGAGAAGTATGGAAGTTATAGATATATTAACAGGAACTAAAATCGGGTTTATAAAAGATTTTAAGATAGACTGCGATGAAAATAAAATAGTTGCGTTAATATTACCAGGAGAAAT encodes the following:
- a CDS encoding YlmC/YmxH family sporulation protein, whose translation is MELELHSLNAMRSMEVIDILTGTKIGFIKDFKIDCDENKIVALILPGEIKSWFAKEDEKEILWSDIVKIGTDVILVKAKDKEKVNANNV
- the sigE gene encoding RNA polymerase sporulation sigma factor SigE — translated: MEKLVLFFNKLLCKFKLFRKKLYYVGGNDALPPPLSKDEEEDLVNKLNGGDENIRSTLIERNLRLVVYIARKFENTGVYVEDLISVGTIGLIKAVNTFNPEKKIKLATYASRCIENEILMYLRRNSKIKAEISFYEPLNIDWDGNELLLSDILGTENDTVYNLIEDEVDKQLLVMALKSLNDREKEIVRLRFGLNGTREKTQKEVADMLGISQSYISRLEKKIIKRLKKEISRMI
- the sigG gene encoding RNA polymerase sporulation sigma factor SigG, with protein sequence MIINKVEICGVNTSKLPILKEKEKKQLFLQMQAGDKNARETFIKGNLRLVLSVIQRFNNRGENIDDLFQVGCIGLMKSIDNFDLSQNVKFSTYAVPMIIGEIRRYLRDNNSIRVSRSLRDIAYKALIMREKFIKDNNKEPTISQIAKELELPREEVVFALDAIQDPVSLFEPIYHDGGDAIYVMDQISDAKNTDEHWLENISIKEAMKKLTDREKLILNLRFFNGRTQMEVADEIGISQAQVSRLEKTALKHMRKHV